One stretch of Chaetodon auriga isolate fChaAug3 chromosome 18, fChaAug3.hap1, whole genome shotgun sequence DNA includes these proteins:
- the LOC143336503 gene encoding delayed-rectifier potassium channel regulatory subunit KCNS3-like: MGYGQILHQQGNEEDQVHLNVGGVRHKVDPDTLLRFPHTRLARLLRCQSEAAILELCDDYSPSEKEYYFDRNPRIFLCVLNFYHTGRIHMMEELCVFSFSQEIEYWGIPEFHLSQCCNNWYHERKEYIEDRDWDVRSDDQQQPSFDSSFEELSALDKDLAKFKGAWCAEVRSYVWLRLEDPGHSRASKIIAVASLSMVLTSIVAMCVHSMPEFQRVDNNEKPIENPVLTILEVVCIACFSAEFIIRLIVAPSCRKFLGNPLNIIDVASILPFYATLALETGDEDSTEENADLENVGKVVQVLRLMRILRILKLARHSIGLRALGATIRHSYQEVGLLLLFLSVGISIFSALIYFAEKEEESTDLGTIPSGWWWATITMTTVGYGDTCPVTLAGKIVATLCIICGLLVVALPITIIFNKFSKYYQRNKAMEGQCITKPERQDPELPYYNIRDLFTDSLYPFIGTFTFRNSESSAGDDTDASSLQDIEVYDNDTCENGAAK; the protein is encoded by the coding sequence ATGGGGTATGGGCAAATCCTCCACCAGCAGGGGAATGAGGAAGACCAGGTCCACCTCAACGTGGGAGGGGTACGACACAAAGTGGATCCGGACACGCTGCTCCGATTCCCTCACACTCGCCTGGCTCGTCTGCTGCGCTGCCAAAGCGAGGCGGCGATCCTGGAGCTGTGTGATGACTACAGCCCGAGCGAGAAGGAGTACTACTTCGACAGGAATCCCCGGATTTTCCTGTGCGTGCTCAACTTCTACCACACGGGACGCATCCACATGATGGAGGAGCTGTGCGTCTTCTCCTTCAGCCAGGAGATCGAGTACTGGGGCATCCCGGAGTTCCACCTGAGCCAGTGCTGTAACAACTGGTACCACGAGAGGAAGGAGTACATCGAGGACAGAGACTGGGACGTCAGGAGCGACGACCAGCAGCAGCCGAGCTTCGACTCTTCCTTTGAGGAGCTCTCCGCTCTCGATAAAGACCTGGCCAAGTTCAAAGGTGCCTGGTGTGCAGAGGTGAGGAGCTATGTTTGGCTCAGGCTGGAGGATCCAGGTCACTCAAGAGCTTCAAAGATCATCGCCGTGGCCTCCCTCAGCATGGTGTTGACCTCTATTGTTGCCATGTGTGTCCACAGCATGCCTGAGTTTCAGCGTGTGGACAACAATGAGAAACCCATAGAGAACCCTGTCCTCACCATCTTAGAGGTGGTCTGCATTGCCTGCTTCTCCGCTGAGTTCATCATCAGGCTGATTGTAGCGCCTTCCTGCAGGAAGTTCCTCGGGAACCCCTTAAACATCATCGATGTTGCCTCCATTTTGCCATTTTACGCTACTTTAGCTCTGGAAACAGGCGACGAGGACAGTACGGAGGAGAATGCGGACCTAGAAAACGTGGGGAAGGTGGTGCAGGTTCTGCGCCTCATGAGGATTCTCCGAATCCTCAAACTGGCTCGCCATTCCATTGGGCTGCGAGCGCTGGGTGCCACCATCCGCCACAGCTACCAGGAGGTGGGtctgctccttctcttcctctcggTGGGGATCTCCATCTTTTCTGCCCTCATTTACTTTgcagagaaggaagaagagtCCACAGATTTGGGGACCATCCCTTCGGGCTGGTGGTGGGCTACAATCACCATGACCACAGTAGGTTATGGTGACACGTGCCCAGTGACGCTGGCGGGCAAGATTGTGGCCACGTTGTGCATCATCTGTGGTTTGTTAGTGGTGGCTCTGcccatcaccatcatcttcaaTAAGTTTTCAAAGTACTATCAAAGAAACAAAGCCATGGAGGGACAGTGTATCACTAAACCTGAGAGACAAGACCCAGAACTCCCTTATTACAATATCAGAGACCTGTTCACAGACAGTCTTTATCCCTTTATAGGAACTTTCACCTTCAGGAACAGTGAGAGCAGCGCAGGGGATGATACAGATGCCTCCAGTCTCCAGGACATTGAGGTGTACGATAATGACACTTGTGAAAATGGGGCAGCAAAATGA
- the LOC143336650 gene encoding uncharacterized protein LOC143336650, which translates to MGRVVGLGWLILLMAVVNTEAQKKPSLNIQSKCLGNVMRVDVGPLGGNLLEVAAVINNSAILLTPSLASECGFSMKIDQLGNAMIYASLQNCFAQNVEDGAFTTTLNLRLYGNRMFEDELYQVAETCHYTTWASREIVCDGSYMEVSVKRAAPEDYTLPEHPIPAANTKFGDPRRAAERRLLDAGFRITTLVFFTPEERIMKVAEAQRSGYGIANSATRLLLRSPKTSPETYTQNVAGVPMTVLKTSVIFEKKWLATQIDAAAACPSLEGGVSFNQNTIAWFLPRHIDPLISSSQFQLLEVHMGINGQRLNPAEMAARQYSLSVNDLHIILQIPIGAVGGYFKSHVQDGQYFTYYNIEPMLELLWTEDTHEDTRYKVLLPIMTPLLSRPLQVIDKTVPEERTFKVLLGPFASDVALMNITFPSEVLSVADCSVRGINVLEHMSPNSSSKVFTLEVPFTDPAVLQKKEMALTVYSLHLTFGLLVLPEFAPFSHTAYLEAKLTDMAPPSVSGGCDYHNFYVLVKYGTRGFNFQTIVGKQVLTPSLAQQYGFMENGTHLSFAVPFTSPDVAFEAIQSSYIRTRLDVVLRNLETNKLIKEFSMACNYFSTLTECFPNGTITALAVKLESVPSLNPSQLTLRDPKCGPSYSDDRYAYFVFTANSCGTTRKFLPNKMMYENEISLPDELEMKRESKSDEPEYELKVSCYYDINKTHAVVFHTRPRRSEPYAENARGELQVAMRLALDDSYTVFHHDEAYPIAKYLQQPLYFEVELMRSTNPSVSLELENCWATLYADRMSQPRWNLIINGCANPVDPYQVIFHPVWADSRVQYPSHFKRFEILMFAFADDQDNLSGQLFVHCDVVICDAKNPLGGACSRQCSTPENRIKGQRRAVSDGLSFRHVSSGPILIS; encoded by the exons ATGGGTCGTGTAGTTGGATTGGG GTGGTTAATACTCCTGATGGCAGTTGTAAACACAGAGGCTCAAAAGAAGCCGTCGCTAA ATATCCAGTCAAAGTGCTTGGGGAATGTCATGCGTGTGGACGTCGGACCACTTGGAGGAAATCTTCTTGAAGTTGCTGCTGTCATCA aTAACTCTGCCATCCTTCTTACACCAAGCTTAGCTTCTGAGTGCGGCTTCAGTATGAAGATAGACCAGCTGGGGAACGCCATGATCTATGCCTCTCTTCAAAACTGTTTTGCTCAAAATGTG GAAGATGGAGCATTCACAACAACATTAAATCTTCGACTGTATGGGAACCGGATGTTTGAAGACGAGCTGTACCAGGTGGCTGAAACCTGCCACTACACCACCTGGGCCTCCAGGGAAATTGTCTGTGACGGCAGCTACATGGAG GTGTCTGTGAAAAGGGCAGCTCCAGAAGATTATACCCTGCCTGAACATCCCATCCCAGCGGCTAATACAAAGTTTGGTGATCCCCGACGAGCTGCTGAG AGACGGCTTTTAGACGCAGGGTTCAGAATCACAACGCTGGTGTTCTTCACCCCCGAGGAGAGGATTATGAAGGTGGCTGAAGCCCAGAGAAGTGGATATGGGATTGCAAACAGTGCTACAAGGCTGCTTCTGAGAAGTCCCAAGACTTCACCCGAGACATACACCCAGAAT GTAGCAGGGGTGCCCATGACCGTGCTCAAAACCTCGGTAATCTTTGAAAAGAAGTGGCTGGCAACTCAGATcgatgctgcagctgcttgccCATCACTGGAGG GCGGTGTTTCATTCAATCAAAACACGATCGCCTGGTTCCTGCCGAGGCACATCGACCCTCTGATTTCCTCCAGTCAGTTTCAACTGCTGGAGGTTCACATGGGCATCAATGGCCAGAGGCTCAACCCTGCGGAGATGGCCGCCAGACAATACTCCCTTTCCGTCAATGACCTACACATCATCCTTCAAATTCCTATTGGCGCTGTCGGAGGCTACTTTAAG AGTCATGTTCAGGATGGTCAATACTTCACTTATTATAATATTGAGCCGATGCTGGAGTTGCTCTGGACTGAAGACACTCACGAGGACACGCGATACAAAGTCCTCCTTCCCATTATGACCCCTTTACTGTCTCGACCTCTGCAAGTTATTGACA AAACTGTTCCCGAGGAGCGGACATTTAAAGTCCTGCTCGGGCCTTTCGCCTCTGATGTGGCACTAATGAACATTACCTTCCCCTCTGAGGTTTTGTCCGTGGCGGACTGCAGTGTCAGAGGCATTAATGTCCTGGAGCACATGTCCCCTAACAGCAGCTCCAAGGTCTTCACGCTTGAAGTGCCTTTCACGGACCCTGCCGTGCTGCAAAAG AAAGAAATGGCGTTGACGGTCTACTCTCTTCACCTGACCTTCGGCTTGCTGGTCCTGCCGGAGTTTGCTCCGTTTTCTCACACTGCTTATCTGGAAGCTAAATTAACAgacatgg ctcctccctctgtctctggagGCTGCGACTATCACAACTTCTATGTCCTTGTGAAATACGGGACTCGGGGCTTCAACTTTCAGACCATAGTGGGAAAACAAGTGTTGACCCCCAGTCTGGCTCAGCAGTACGGCTTCATGGAGAACGGAACACACTTAAGCTTCGCAGTGCCGTTTACGTCCCCCGATGTTGCGTTTGAA GCCATTCAGTCGTCGTACATCAGGACCAGACTCGATGTGGTTCTGAGGAATCTGGAAACCAACAAACTTATCAAAGAATTCTCGATGGCTTGCAATTACTTCTCAACACTGACTG AGTGTTTTCCTAATGGAACCATAACAGCTCTGGCTGTGAAATTAGAGTCTGTTCCCAGTCTGAACCCCAGTCAGCTCACCCTCAGAGACCCCAAATGTGGTCCCTCCTACAGCGACGACCGCTATGCTTATTTTGTCTTCACTGCGAACTCCTGTGGGACGACCAGAAAG tTTTTGCCCAATAAgatgatgtatgaaaatgaaatctctCTGCCAGACGAGCTTGAAATGAAAAGGGAATCCAAGTCTGATGAGCCGGAATATGA GTTAAAGGTTTCTTGTTACTATGACATCAACAAAACCCACGCTGTGGTCTTCCACACCAGACCTCGCAGGAGTGAACCATACGCTGAGAACGCAAGAGGCGAGCTGCAGGTTGCAATGAGACTTGCTTTGG ACGACTCCTACACCGTGTTTCACCATGATGAGGCTTATCCCATAGCAAAGTACCTACAACAGCCTCTGTATTTTGAGGTGGAGCTGATGAGGTCTACAAACCCCAGTGTGTCACTGGAGCTGGAGAACTGCTGGGCGACACTCTACGCCGACAGGATGTCCCAACCCAGGTGGAACCTCATCATTAACGG CTGTGCAAACCCAGTGGACCCCTACCAGGTGATCTTCCATCCTGTTTGGGCCGATTCCAGAGTTCAGTATCCCTCTCACTTCAAGCGCTTTGAGATCCTGATGTTCGCCTTCGCAGACGACCAAGATAACTTGAGTGGCCAG CTCTTTGTCCACTGTGATGTGGTGATCTGTGATGCCAAAAATCCACTGGGTGGAGCTTGTAGTAGGCAGTGTTCAACCCCGGAGAACAGAATAAAAG GTCAAAGGCGTGCTGTCTCAGACGGCCTCAGTTTCAGACACGTGTCATCTGGACCCATACTTATAAG